CGTCGAGAAGGCATTGGCGGAATCCGAGGTGATCATCTCTGAGACCTTCCAGACGCACTATGCTCAGCACACCCCGATGGAGACGCACACGGCATTCGCCTATACCGATGAGTTGGGGAAGATCGTGATCGTTTCGAGCACACAGGTCCCCTGGCACGTACGGCGTATCGTCTCGAGGGTCCTTGGCCTTCCTATGAGCAAGCTGCGTGTCGTCAAGCCTCGGATCGGCGGCGGTTTTGGCACCAAGCAGGAGATCCTCATTGACGACCTCGTGGCGTGTGCAACCATCAGAACAGGACTGCCGTGTGAGATCGAGCTGACGCGCAAAGAGGAGTTCGTCTCCGCCAGGACTCGTCACCCGATGAAGATCGACATGAGCATCGGTTGTGACAAGCAGGGTCACTTCAGGGCTCTCAAGATGTACGTTCTCAGCAATACCGGCGCCTACGGCAGTCACAGCCTTACGGTCATGTCCAACACCGGCAGCAAGACCCTGCCGCTGTACAACAAGGCGTCTGACGTTCGGTTCTTTGGGGATGCAGTCTACACTAATCTTCCCGTGCCGGGGGCATACCGAGGGTATGGGGCGACTCAGGGATACGCCGCGCTCGAAACTACGATCGACGACTTGGCAGCTAAGCTGGGCATGGACCCCATAGAGTTGCGCAAGATGAACATGATCAGAGTCGGAGAAGGTTCGCCGATCTTCGAGGCTCTCGGCGAGGGCCGTCAGGGAGTTGCCCAGACGATCAAGAGCAGTTCATTACCGACCCTTGTCGACCTCGGGGCCGAGGCAATCGGCTGGACGGAGAAGCGCGGCAAACGCACGCGTAACGGTCACAAGGTCCGTGGCGTCGGCATGTCGATGCATATGCAGGGCTCCGGTATCCCGCTCATCGATATGGCTTCCGCTTCCATCAAGCTCAACGAGGACGGGAGCTACTTCTTGACCATGGGCGCGACGGACATCGGTACTGGTTCCGACACGATCCTGTCGCAGATGGCGGCCGAAGTCCTGGGGGTCACGATGGACAAGATCAGCGCTCTCTCCAGCGACACTGACCTGACGCCGTTCGATGTCGGGGCCTATGCCTCCTCGACCACGTTCGTCTCGGGTGGAGCCGTCGTCAAGGCGGCCAAGGCGGTTCGGAACCAGGTCTTTGCCGTTGCGGCGGAGATGCTTCACGAGGACCTCGACGCCAATCTCGTCACGGCCGAGCCCAAGGTTGAGTGGGACAATGATCAGCCGGACCCTATCCTGTCCTTCTATCGTATGGAGGATGGAAACGTGGTGTCTGTACTGAGCGGAAAGAGAGTCCCCGTGTCTGACGTTGCCTACC
This sequence is a window from Coprothermobacter sp.. Protein-coding genes within it:
- a CDS encoding aldehyde oxidase, which translates into the protein MSIERKGFRHLTEGSYPATHVVGKSVDKVDGYALVSGAPMYTDDIAAHSFPNRLHGKILTSPIANGLIDAIDTSAAEALPGVRLVLTWKNTPRTFYTTAGQGWPEPSPYDNQMFTERVRFVGDRVAAVFADSKDIAEQALRFIKVSFKEEPAVLDADNAMKPGAPIVHPEDPKGAYDAAHNVAAHVDINVGDVEKALAESEVIISETFQTHYAQHTPMETHTAFAYTDELGKIVIVSSTQVPWHVRRIVSRVLGLPMSKLRVVKPRIGGGFGTKQEILIDDLVACATIRTGLPCEIELTRKEEFVSARTRHPMKIDMSIGCDKQGHFRALKMYVLSNTGAYGSHSLTVMSNTGSKTLPLYNKASDVRFFGDAVYTNLPVPGAYRGYGATQGYAALETTIDDLAAKLGMDPIELRKMNMIRVGEGSPIFEALGEGRQGVAQTIKSSSLPTLVDLGAEAIGWTEKRGKRTRNGHKVRGVGMSMHMQGSGIPLIDMASASIKLNEDGSYFLTMGATDIGTGSDTILSQMAAEVLGVTMDKISALSSDTDLTPFDVGAYASSTTFVSGGAVVKAAKAVRNQVFAVAAEMLHEDLDANLVTAEPKVEWDNDQPDPILSFYRMEDGNVVSVLSGKRVPVSDVAYRAFYEVNQHQIAATQSFVSPYSPPPFAAHFVEIEVDELTGKVEVLKYVAAVDCGVSINPDLVRGQIMGAIANGIGFALTEEYHFGSHGNMTNSSLFDYKILSRRDMPPTEVILVDTYEPTGPWGAKSVAEICINGPIPAIGNAILDATGIRLHRTPYTPDRVLAALRGKSI